One window of bacterium genomic DNA carries:
- a CDS encoding porin family protein: MRFTIAAFAVLVLFAGFGFAQAPDYKTEVFGLAGIAGIHDDESYLGTGINFGGGLGLRLSRRFGFNIEGYYADSTRNFSSGVHIESNATTLAVDFHVYFPTGKVEPYVLVGTGLTRFNQTGSFIDPEFRSTDTGYTLQWGGGARIFLAPHVSIRPEFKWVSSSNISFVNQLRGTVSVGYHW, encoded by the coding sequence ATGAGATTTACGATTGCAGCATTTGCTGTTTTGGTTTTGTTTGCAGGTTTCGGTTTTGCACAAGCTCCGGATTATAAAACGGAAGTTTTTGGACTCGCCGGAATCGCGGGTATTCATGATGATGAAAGCTATTTGGGAACAGGAATCAATTTCGGAGGCGGACTCGGACTGCGGCTCTCACGAAGGTTCGGGTTTAACATTGAAGGATACTATGCTGACAGTACACGGAATTTCTCATCCGGAGTCCACATAGAATCGAATGCAACGACTCTCGCCGTTGATTTCCATGTTTATTTTCCAACCGGCAAGGTTGAACCCTATGTTCTCGTTGGAACCGGTCTGACCCGTTTCAATCAAACGGGAAGTTTTATCGACCCAGAGTTTCGTTCCACAGATACCGGTTACACACTTCAATGGGGAGGTGGAGCTCGCATTTTCCTGGCACCTCACGTCTCGATCAGACCTGAATTCAAATGGGTTTCTTCGAGCAACATCAGTTTTGTGAATCAGCTTCGCGGAACTGTTTCGGTCGGATATCATTGGTGA
- a CDS encoding dienelactone hydrolase family protein — protein MKNTILLLLVIFAVSFAFAQSQRLEKSPRHQEWVAIKNGEKSIHSFVVYPEKKDKATTVIVIHENKGLTDWVRTVADQLAEAGYLAVAPDLLSGTGPNGGKTSDFTSADAATEAIYRLSPEQVTSDLNAVADYAVKLPASNGRLTVGGFCWGGGQTFRFATNRSDLKAAFVFYGSFSYTKDDLKRISTAVHGFYGGNDARINATLPETQTLMTELGKTFEPMTYEGADHGFMRKGEEANASEANKKARDAAWERWKKLLATV, from the coding sequence ATGAAGAATACGATTCTGTTGCTGCTCGTGATTTTTGCTGTTTCATTCGCATTTGCGCAATCACAACGCCTGGAAAAATCACCACGACATCAAGAATGGGTGGCGATAAAAAATGGCGAGAAGTCGATTCATTCGTTCGTTGTTTATCCCGAAAAGAAAGACAAAGCGACAACGGTTATTGTCATTCATGAAAATAAAGGACTGACGGATTGGGTCCGAACCGTAGCAGATCAACTTGCAGAAGCGGGCTATCTTGCGGTTGCGCCGGACTTGCTTTCGGGTACAGGACCAAACGGCGGTAAAACCAGCGACTTCACCAGCGCAGACGCCGCGACAGAAGCCATCTACAGGCTTTCACCGGAACAGGTCACTTCTGACTTGAATGCCGTTGCGGATTACGCGGTCAAATTGCCCGCTTCAAATGGTAGGTTGACCGTAGGTGGTTTTTGCTGGGGTGGTGGACAAACTTTTCGTTTTGCAACCAACCGGTCCGATCTAAAAGCGGCCTTTGTCTTCTACGGAAGTTTTTCATACACAAAGGATGATCTGAAACGGATTTCAACCGCTGTTCATGGATTCTATGGGGGCAACGACGCGCGCATCAATGCTACCCTTCCTGAAACACAAACACTTATGACGGAACTAGGGAAGACTTTTGAACCTATGACTTATGAGGGCGCGGACCACGGATTCATGAGGAAAGGAGAGGAAGCAAACGCTTCCGAAGCGAACAAAAAAGCCCGTGATGCTGCGTGGGAACGCTGGAAAAAACTGTTAGCGACCGTATAA
- the rsgA gene encoding ribosome small subunit-dependent GTPase A, with translation MHLQQLGWNSEFQNHFSQLNLRNCIPARVAEENKGLYRVFSEPGELFATIPGRIRFHAEDRTDLPAIGDWVAITPRVSEGRATIEAILPRKTVLSRKEAGKGLSEQVMATNLDTIFIVTSLNQDLNERRVERYLAIVWESGSQPVLLLNKADLCPDPEAFREMVYNVAHAVAVHILSAVSGEGLAQLAQYLEYNRTAAFIGSSGVGKSTIINALAGRVMQRVQSIREWDDRGRHTTTSRQMILLPEGGIVIDTPGMREVGLWESITGISKTFQDLQDLASRCRFRNCKHKGEPGCAIAEAVEEGMLTQDRVDGYYKLQAELQFIERKTSFHARQSAKAQAKRGARAMKRFYKDA, from the coding sequence GTGCACTTACAACAATTAGGTTGGAATTCTGAATTTCAGAATCATTTTTCTCAGCTGAATTTGCGCAATTGCATTCCCGCGCGCGTAGCTGAGGAAAACAAAGGACTCTATCGCGTATTTTCGGAACCAGGCGAACTCTTCGCAACCATTCCTGGCCGGATCCGTTTCCACGCTGAAGACCGAACCGATCTGCCTGCGATTGGAGATTGGGTTGCGATAACCCCGCGAGTATCCGAAGGTCGAGCAACGATTGAAGCGATTCTTCCGCGCAAAACCGTTCTTTCACGCAAGGAAGCCGGCAAAGGGCTGAGTGAACAGGTCATGGCAACCAATCTGGACACGATTTTCATCGTAACGTCTTTGAATCAGGATCTAAACGAAAGGCGGGTAGAACGTTATCTCGCAATCGTATGGGAAAGCGGCTCGCAACCGGTCTTACTTTTGAACAAAGCGGATCTTTGCCCGGACCCGGAAGCGTTTCGTGAAATGGTTTACAACGTTGCCCATGCGGTCGCAGTACATATTCTTAGTGCAGTCAGTGGAGAAGGACTTGCGCAATTGGCGCAGTATCTTGAATACAATAGAACAGCTGCGTTCATCGGTTCATCCGGTGTTGGGAAGAGTACGATCATCAATGCGCTGGCGGGTCGAGTGATGCAGCGCGTGCAATCGATTCGGGAATGGGATGATCGTGGACGTCACACAACAACTTCCAGACAAATGATTCTTCTACCAGAAGGAGGAATTGTCATTGATACTCCTGGCATGCGAGAAGTCGGACTGTGGGAGAGCATTACGGGGATTTCAAAGACTTTTCAAGATCTGCAAGATCTCGCTTCACGATGTAGATTCCGGAATTGCAAACACAAAGGAGAACCAGGCTGCGCGATTGCAGAAGCAGTGGAAGAAGGAATGCTTACTCAGGACCGTGTTGATGGTTACTACAAACTGCAGGCCGAGCTGCAATTCATCGAAAGAAAGACCAGTTTTCACGCGCGCCAGTCGGCCAAGGCCCAGGCCAAACGGGGAGCCAGAGCAATGAAACGATTTTACAAGGACGCTTAG
- a CDS encoding prolyl oligopeptidase family serine peptidase, translated as MNFQTLILIGFVLLPDFLFGRTLHENKTIHVPDGRVRYFHYYLPARLPDHSPIVILLHGGSQDYTQILKKNSAQNEWMKLSDEKKFLLIIPNGIEAGTGKADGTNQHWNDCRADAGAVESGADDVGFINNLIDWAIRKYQIDSERVYATGASNGGMMSYRLATELSHRIAAIAAFVANLPQNSECTKPARPISIFICNGTKDTWMPWNGGNIIKNGGSVLSARATRDSWIQLNSTTTLPSQTKKFNDLDSADGSIVRSELYDKGRQGTEVLFYTVKGGGHTIPSVRHLLRPFVEWIVGPQNHDMESAREAWNFLSRHTLQN; from the coding sequence ATGAATTTTCAAACGCTCATTTTGATCGGATTTGTTTTGCTGCCGGACTTTCTTTTTGGCCGAACGTTGCATGAGAACAAAACAATTCACGTCCCGGATGGCCGGGTCCGCTATTTTCACTATTATCTGCCGGCACGTCTGCCGGATCATTCCCCCATCGTCATTCTTCTACACGGAGGCTCTCAGGACTATACACAAATTCTAAAGAAGAACTCCGCTCAAAATGAGTGGATGAAACTTTCTGATGAAAAGAAATTTCTGTTGATCATTCCCAATGGAATTGAAGCGGGCACCGGAAAAGCGGACGGAACAAACCAGCACTGGAACGACTGTCGCGCCGATGCGGGAGCCGTTGAAAGCGGAGCGGACGACGTGGGATTCATCAACAACCTAATTGACTGGGCCATCAGGAAGTATCAAATCGATTCAGAGCGGGTTTATGCAACAGGCGCTTCCAACGGCGGAATGATGTCCTATCGTCTGGCGACTGAACTCTCGCACCGGATAGCAGCGATCGCTGCCTTTGTAGCCAATCTTCCGCAAAACAGTGAATGCACGAAACCCGCACGGCCAATTTCCATTTTCATTTGCAATGGAACGAAAGATACATGGATGCCATGGAACGGCGGCAACATAATCAAGAATGGAGGCTCTGTACTATCTGCGCGCGCGACGCGGGACTCCTGGATCCAGCTCAATTCCACAACGACTTTGCCGTCTCAGACAAAGAAATTCAATGATCTGGATTCCGCAGATGGATCGATTGTTCGGAGTGAATTGTACGATAAGGGTAGGCAAGGCACCGAGGTTTTGTTTTACACGGTTAAAGGTGGTGGCCATACAATTCCAAGCGTCCGGCACTTGCTTCGTCCTTTTGTGGAATGGATTGTGGGACCGCAGAATCACGATATGGAAAGCGCCCGGGAAGCCTGGAATTTCCTGAGCAGGCACACACTGCAGAATTGA
- a CDS encoding ABC transporter ATP-binding protein/permease, with protein MPPAEPAPSWKQRIAAFRYVFQLMRMVWQAHSQFTVAMALLRFVRAFVPVGTLWIGKLILDTVAAALTATPDYTRLWKLIALEVAIVVCGEALARASALVESLLGDLFSNHTSVRLMQHAAALDLYQFENAKFYDQLERARRQTTGRISLLAQFFSMGQDILTLLSLGAALLVFSPLLLLLLAIAVFPSFLGETHFASLEYSLFFRRTPQRRRLDYIRYMGASDETAKEVQIFGLAPWLIDQFRTLSSRFYEENKQLSIRKAIVSSLLSLIGTAGYYTAYVVILIRTVKGILTLGSMIFLAGAFARSRDLIQRLLLTAGDLYEQSLYLKDLFDFFEMKPTIVSRPGAIAVPETIQQGFVLENVGYRYPGSERWALRNISFCIAPGERLAFVGENGAGKTTLAKLLARLYEPSEGRILLEGVDLRDYELNSLRKSIGVIFQDFVEYDLPFDQNIGVGEIDRVKEYVNSDNGNTNVPSEIVSAAERSLAASLLSRLPDGYRQMLGYRFDNSVQLSGGEWQKVALARAYMRDAQLLILDEPTAALDARAEYEVFIRFSKLVEGRMAVIISHRFSTVRMADRIIVLNDGKVVEEGTHDQLLEKKGLYAELFSLQAEGYR; from the coding sequence ATGCCACCAGCGGAACCGGCCCCTTCCTGGAAACAGCGCATTGCCGCTTTTCGATACGTGTTCCAGCTGATGAGAATGGTCTGGCAAGCGCATTCCCAATTCACGGTTGCAATGGCCTTGCTTCGGTTTGTGCGCGCCTTCGTCCCGGTCGGAACATTGTGGATCGGGAAACTCATCCTTGATACAGTCGCGGCTGCTCTCACTGCAACGCCCGATTACACTCGTCTCTGGAAATTGATTGCGCTGGAAGTCGCCATAGTCGTCTGCGGTGAAGCGCTCGCAAGAGCTTCTGCGCTCGTGGAAAGCTTGCTGGGTGATCTCTTTTCAAACCACACAAGTGTCCGTTTAATGCAACACGCAGCAGCTCTGGACCTCTATCAGTTTGAAAACGCAAAATTCTACGATCAGCTTGAAAGAGCACGCAGGCAAACCACCGGACGCATCTCGCTGCTCGCGCAATTCTTTTCCATGGGTCAGGATATCCTCACGCTTCTTTCGCTGGGGGCAGCGCTGCTGGTCTTCAGTCCTCTCCTGTTGTTATTGCTCGCAATTGCTGTTTTCCCAAGCTTCCTTGGTGAAACTCATTTTGCTTCACTCGAATATTCTTTGTTTTTTCGGCGAACGCCCCAGCGCAGGCGGCTCGATTACATCCGGTACATGGGCGCCAGCGATGAAACAGCCAAGGAAGTTCAGATCTTCGGATTGGCTCCCTGGTTAATCGATCAATTTCGCACTCTATCATCACGATTCTATGAGGAAAACAAACAACTTTCGATTCGAAAAGCCATTGTCTCTTCCCTTTTGTCCTTGATCGGAACCGCTGGTTATTATACGGCGTACGTCGTAATCCTGATCCGCACAGTCAAGGGAATTTTGACACTCGGCTCCATGATTTTTCTAGCAGGAGCGTTCGCTCGGAGCCGCGACTTGATTCAGCGATTGCTTCTTACCGCGGGCGATCTCTATGAACAGAGTCTGTATCTCAAAGATCTTTTTGATTTTTTTGAAATGAAACCGACGATTGTTTCACGACCCGGCGCGATTGCTGTGCCGGAAACAATTCAGCAGGGTTTTGTTCTGGAGAATGTCGGATATCGATATCCCGGAAGTGAACGGTGGGCTTTGAGGAACATTTCCTTTTGTATCGCGCCCGGCGAGCGACTTGCATTTGTGGGAGAAAATGGCGCCGGAAAAACCACTCTCGCAAAGTTACTGGCGCGTTTGTACGAACCTTCAGAAGGCAGGATCCTCTTAGAAGGGGTTGATCTTCGCGATTACGAGCTGAATTCTTTACGCAAATCAATTGGCGTGATCTTTCAAGATTTCGTGGAATACGATTTACCATTTGATCAAAACATCGGAGTCGGTGAAATCGACCGCGTTAAAGAATATGTGAATTCAGACAATGGAAATACAAATGTGCCTTCGGAGATTGTTTCCGCTGCGGAACGTTCCCTGGCAGCGTCACTTTTATCCCGTTTGCCGGACGGATATCGTCAGATGCTTGGATATCGCTTCGATAACAGCGTTCAATTATCGGGTGGAGAATGGCAAAAAGTTGCGCTGGCGCGCGCTTACATGCGGGACGCGCAGCTGCTGATTCTGGATGAGCCCACCGCTGCGCTCGATGCGCGCGCCGAGTACGAAGTTTTCATACGATTTTCCAAGCTGGTTGAAGGGCGCATGGCAGTCATCATTTCTCATCGATTCTCAACCGTTCGAATGGCGGACCGTATCATTGTCTTAAATGACGGAAAAGTCGTAGAAGAGGGAACGCACGATCAACTCCTGGAAAAGAAGGGTCTCTACGCTGAATTGTTCTCGCTTCAAGCGGAAGGCTACCGGTAA